The DNA segment GATCAAAGACATGACACTTCACTGATCATGTTGAAGCAAGCCAGTATCTTTGAACGTCTCTTCCACTAACCCATCGATACGAGCAGCCATCTCCGGAGTCAGATAATTCGCCCaatctccaacctttcctttccTAAAATACGCGCTATTCGCATAAACAGCAGGACGATCCTCCCTCTCCTTATCTCCTTTGTTAGCTTCAAGATTCTTCAACGTCTCAAAACTACAAAGCTTCACTACATTCTCAGCAACACCATTCTCCTCTTCCTCATCACTAAACCCATAACCCATGAACTCAGCCAACCTCTTCACAAAGGGCAAAGGATCAGCTCTCATCGTCTCGTACCTCAGGAAGAGAATCCTCTCCGGATTCTCTTTGTAAGCCTTCCAGTAACCCAACACATGATCCAGATAAGGACCGTACACAGACAAGCCTTTACAGAACATATCAAAAGCCTCTTCGAGACTCGCTAGCTGCTGACCCTCTTGAGACTTCTCCTTGTGGAGGAAAGTCCACATGGAGATGAAAGTGTCCTTCGGGTCTCTCCAAATGTAAACCATCTTGCAACCGGACTTCACTATCGACTCCGGTAACGACCCGTTGGGTATATGGGTGGAGTAAAGCTGGTTCTTGCCGTCTTGAAGGACGTCCACGGTCGGGTAGAACGCGAAGTCTATCTCGACGTAAGGCACGAACTCGTGAGGGTTACGTTTGAGGAGCGGGTTCGTTGCGTCGTCGAAACGTGAACGGTTTACGATGGCGTAAGTTAAGGCTTTGAGCCAGGTTGTGCCGGTTTTGGGGTAGCTGCAGACGAGGAAGTCGGTGGGTCGTGCTTGGAAATGGTCTTTGGCGTGGAGGAGGCCTTCGAGGAGACATTCTTGCCACCAGTGTCCGTTGTATTGGGTTAGGATCTCGTTTGGTCTCCATCCTTTGCTCTTTGGGAGGGCGGAGATGAAGTCTTGGTACTTCTTTTGGGTTTTCTCGAACTCTGAGAGCTTGAGTTGGGATCCGTTTTGGGTCGTGTTGGGTTCCATTGGGGATGATGTTGAGTGATGGAGTCAGAGGATGTTTCGGGAAGCTCTTGTGGAGTTGTGGAGGATGATGATGTAAGAAGAAGATGGACGGTTCTATAAATAGAAGGAAAGATTTTAGGTAGGTGATGATGTCTCGCATCATTTGAATAGAAACGATTAATAAACCAAATAATTATATTGaggttataaaatttaaaaattcgtCTTGCGTCggtaaaattcaaaactttgattttgaatttttttttttttgtatttataattttacataattaagGTTCTCGCTTTGATAGGTTAGACttagataaataaatacaaatgtaaagcacattgaatactaATTTtgtgaggaggaggaggaggaggaggagaagtgGTTGTTGTTGAGACTAAAAAGTCACGTTTTAGAAATGTACGTTTGCAGGTAGAGGTTTAGTTGGTCTCATTCGTTAATTGAGTTCGGTCCACGTTTATCTCTAGGCTGGTGCTGAATTTTCTATGCAGCTTCCAAACAAACCCGTACACTTTATTTTCTGATGAAAgaacatttttttcattgaatttttGCAGTTCTATTAAGGCCATATTGCCTATATATCCATCATCAAATCCAACATATCATTTGTGAGTTCGACATTTTTCCTCTACAAAGAAGGTTTTCCTCCTATGTAGACTTCAATTTATCTTAATCAAGTAATAAATCATCCTtgtaatttaatttctttttgtttagcAGGAGGTCTTTGAACTTGTCTACTCAGGCTAACCTAAAGGATAACATGATTAATTGGTCTTTTTCCTACTACCAATAGAACTTGAACCTGAAGCTATATACACTGTATTTGTTAACTCCTAGTTGTAACATAAGTACATGACTTGTTAGCAAACAAAAACCACAACAATAAGCCAAACTATCAAAAGACTGATGAAAAAGAGATGCAACCTATATAGAGAATAGcataaaacatttcaaaattagtttttgTTCCAAACCTAGTAAACCAAATCTGAAACTCCAAACTAATGTAACTTTATGTgaaaagttctttttttttactaaataaacTTCAAACAAAACTAACAAACCTTGATTAGGTTATCCTTTTCCAAATTATGGTTTAGATTTCCTCAACAAGACATTTTAATGTTGAATTTGATTCAAATACtaaaaattgtaaaactaaAGTATATATTTCCGAGTAAAATGTAACAAGTCTACGTAGATGAACATTTTGATATTAATTGCATGAGAAAATATTACAACATATTTGGTCAATAAAACTTGATAGAaggagaaaatataataatttgaaacaaaCTTTCTTATTGGAATTCTGATACTTAAACACGGTAGAAACTTTTTAGACTAATTTATTTAGATGTAGCTAGTGACAGAAAAAAGGACAGTAATTAGATATCTCCCACGGTAAATCAAACAAAAccgagagagagatagaaaatGGCATAGTTTGATAGCCAACAAAACACATATTAAACCCTAGGGATTGCCTTACAAACAAGAGAGTTCTTCATCTCTAGTGAGAGCTTCAAAGTCTCACTCAAATCTACTTCACCACAGGGAACCCACTTGAAGCTACCTAGCAACTGAGCCAGCCATAACTCCACAGTAGCTATACCCATAGACTTACCAGGACAAACCCTACGCCCAGCACCAAAGGGAGCAAGCCTCAAATCAGATCCCATTATGGGAAAATTATCACCTTCTTGTGCACCAAGAAACCTCTCTGGCTTATACTCATGAGCCTCCGGCCAGACCTTTTCATCATGGGTTATAGCCCACATGTTAACCATGGCAGTGGTCCCAGCGGGGATAAAGTGGGTCCCAATTTGAGTGTCGTGAATAGAGAGACGAGCCCATGAGAGGAGAGGACCAGGTGGGTGCATCCTTAGGGTCTCCTTGACGATGGCACGGATGTATGGAAGCTTGGAGAGGTCTGAGTCTGAGACTTCACGTCCCGTTTCACCCTCAATAGCATCTATCTCGGCCTGCGCCTTTGCTTGAATGTCAGGGTGAAGAATCATCCTCGCAAGGATCCATTCCAGTAAAATTGTCACGGTGTCCGTTCCCCTAAAAATCATTTCCTATATCGAAAAACCAATGTTTAGGTTTTGCTACTTACTCGACCAATCCATATATTTATCTAAGAAAActctaaatattattattttattaaactaaaagacttaattaatttatatagtttacACACACTTGTTCTTACCCAAAGGACGGCAATCATGTCAGAGTCTGAAAGTTTGATGTTGCCTTGCATGCCAAGTAAGACATCAACAAAGTCATCATCATTAGTGCCCTCTTCTTCTTTATTATCACGAAGAGACCTCTTTGATTTGTGCTCCTCGATTATATTTCCGACAAACACATTCACCTTACCAACCAAGCTACGGCATCTTCTCCTTACGCCTTGTAAATCTAACCACCTCAGTCCCGGGAAATGATCACTCCAGTTGAATATTCCAAGAAGCTCATAGCCTTCGGACACCAAATGCTCCAACTTCGAGTTAACGATACTACCATCGTTGAAGTCATATGTTTTACCAAAAACGCTAGACATCACGTTGTTGAGTGATCCAAAATGCAAGATTCTTTTGATATGCACCTCTCCATAACTTGCCATCGCATTCTTGATCTCTTCCACCATAGTTTCCCCGATTTTTCGACGTGATTCTCCGAAAGAGGAGATCCTCTTAGGGCTAAAGAGATGAGTAGAAGAGATTCTCCTCAGCTCTCTCCAGTAATCACCAAAGGGAGCAAACCCCATAGCTCTATGAAAAAGCAGCTCGTAAGCCGACTCTTTCACAGGCCGGTCCGCAAATGCAGAGCTGTTTAAGATCTCTTTAGCCGTCCCCGGTTCGCTAGTTATCACAAACCGGGTAGACCCGACGGAGAAAGCCATGAGAGCTTTTGCTTTGCAAGAGTTAGCGATATTGGCGAGGATTCTGTGTGTCAAGGCGTTGTTAACGAAGGCTAAGAGGAGGCCAATGATGGGGAGACCAGACGGGCCAGGAATGGCGGGTAAGGTTTTGGATTCTGGTCTGGTGTGGGAACGAGCTTTGTAGAGTGCCCAAGCAAAGCCACCTGGAGTCAACCAGAAAACGAAAAGGGAGATGAAGAGGAGAATGCTGAGACAAAGGTCGAGACTTAGAAATGGATAAGCGAAGGAAAGACTCGTATCAATAGCCATTTTGTAGAAGATATTAGGGTTTTTTAGATAGTGAGCTGAAGAGAAGAaacagtgatgatgatgataatgggGATAGTGAGATGTTTCTTATATAGTGGAGGAATTTAACTACGGTTAGATGAGGTGATAAGtagaatttaattaattaacaatcaGTCCTAATGCAGTCTAACCATGGTTAATACTCTTTAGAAAGATATAACTCGCACcgcttaaattatttttcaaatctGATGGATTTGCCCTTTTTGTATCATGCATGGTATGTTTATACATtctttttgctaaattgtaaatatcattGAGAATAATGAAGGTacggttacatttttttgtATCATGCGTATGTTTATACATGCTTTTGTTTACTTCCCATAAAAAAGAACAAGGCAATACACATTgcaattaaaataaatcaatctTTGTGATAGCATATAGCGAGCCCTATCAATCTATCAATACATATCTCGTCAATTAATTTTCCATGGTATACATGCGAAAGAATGATTGGAATAAAGATGAATGGGCAAAGATgaacataatataaaaaaagttaGAAGAAATTAGTTTCATCAATTTTTCTTCAAAACTGTAgtgaaatatttttgtttgtttggaatTCTGCTTActttttgtgaaattgatagaatgtatcattttttataaaattgatggaataagttttttttatagaattgaTGGAATTTTGCTTTCCCTTATTCTTTTCAAAGCAACTAGCTAGGTGGTACCCACCACTTACCAGCGACATGTTGGATTGGTTTTATTAGGACTTCCAACTGCACTGTTAGACAATACATTTGCGGACACTGATACGTTAGCAGTCAAGTGGAACTAGCAATGTCGGATCAGATTTTCGTTAATTATATCTTCCGAggattaatataatatttttacaattatatttatttcttccTTTTCGTATGGAAAGTCGGTCACCGATGAAAGTTGAAAAAGGTCAAAGATAAAAGTTTGTatgaacataaataataataataattaaattgtaAATCCTATGATAATCGATACTCGATAAACATGGTCGGTTGGAGTCTTGGACACAATTTGACCGGAATGTGAATGAGTCATGTAGAGTTGGCTACCTGTCTGAACCTACAAAATGCTACTAGGTAGCTAGAGAAAGGCTAGAACTAAAACTATTtagaacaataaaatatatttttgtcatttCTATCGTTATTGTTCTTTAAAGACTACAATTTTGAATTAGTTTTcgtgtataaaatactattttatacCACAACAATAGAACAATTTTGCTTTATATGTCCTTGTGGCTGAGATATAGAGGTCAGAAACACCATTCATGCTAGGAAAACTCGAAAGCTATTTGAAACTCTCATGTCCTTGTAGCTGAGATAAATATGTAACCTTTAGTTCTTGTAATTGATTCATTAATCTGATATTTACAATctagcaaaaaaataaataacaatctGCAATAACTATCTTTCGAAAACACATTTTAATTATAACCACATTTTCCCCTAATTTCATACACATGGTAATATTCTTAATGCATATTGGTAAATAAGAGTATGATATTGTTGTCTTAAGAATTCGAACGTCGGACATCTCATAAACCCTTTGAAAACTCTAACTTAATTATACCAATGTCATTAGAGCAACCTTATTGATAAGGTTCTAATATTGAAGTTCtaatttggtttattattttaatagagttgaattattagattaattttaaatatttttctaaatatcaAACCACTTATAAATTGACATTTTTAAAGAGGaattctaaaaatatctaattttagatatttttcatcttttctcttatttttctttatttattttgtttaaatactTATAGCCACAAGCAAGCTCAGAAGAATCGAATCATCGCCTAAAAGCAAGGGAATGAACTCACGAAATATCAATCAATGGACATGCTCCGGCACATATGTATAGTGCTTTGCTTAgtgaaatttgaaatatttaaaatgaaatattagaGAAGACTAGAAGAGTTATTAGTTACTGAATTAAATATGAATCATGGACGTGGTTTCTACCTAGATATTCCATTGGGACTGGAACCAATTTAATAATGAAATCGTTGATCAACAAGATAGATTTGCTTCCCTTGGACCCAACAAAAAAGTCACTGTTCTCTCAATGTCTCTAAGAAACGCCCATGAGTCGACAGTGTCGGTCCTTCATGCAAACTTATACTCTAATATATTGCAAAAGGAAAATCGGGGATGGGCATCAATCCTtggtataaattttagttttgctGGACGTTATAGACAACATCGTTAATTAATTCacctaaaacaaaacaaaaaacgtcAATTATccaatataacattttataggTCCGTTATAATATATCAGCATGGTTTATTAGCTAATATTAACTAACTAATAGTTGATGGAAACTGTTCGAAACTGGGTTCCCTACCAATATGGTTTCAATCAGCGTATAGTTTGAATATGAATAAAAGTCAAAGTATGAAGTATCATAGTtacatttatatacatatatacataaaaattacGTCACCAAACATAGTAATATGGTGGCCAACTGGCAATGTTTGATGCAGGGTGGGAACCAAACATAGCCTCGACCTCGTTTACCACAAAATTGTCTCCTTCAACATTGATACCACACAGGCACACACAGAGTAGtgatacatatatgatatatgcaaTATAAAGTTGAGGCAACGGTATGTGCATTGtgcatatatatttatgtatggTCGTCATAGGTTGTCTAAACCAAGAGACATTATAAGCTGGAATGATACGTAAGAAGAAAGCAAATGTCACAAATCATGTGGGTCTTACAAAAGTAAATTCCATTTCTAACTGAAAACCGTTGTTTAAATACGTTGACCAGGTCAAAGATGTTATTTGACCAACTGTCGCTTCTTTGCGTCCACGTCTTAGAGCACCCCCATTGAGGGTTCATGGGGGGAGTTCACAcaaaaaccaagaaaaaaaaataataaaataattcaatctCATGAACCCTCTCTCTCCTAAAGTTCTCTTGGTTGAACCCCTCTCTCCTAAAATTCATCACTGTAGTGCGGGCCCCATGTgtcgtggcggcccgcgattggtctaacttttttttttattattatttttttttaaaaaaaccaaaaagaaaaagaaacaaattttaataataaaaaactaaaaagatgaAACCCAAGAGGGGGTTCATTGATGTGGATGCTCTTAAACTAGTTAGTGCTTCAGCCTCTCAGATTAttgttttctgttttattaCTATCCACCTTAACCTCTTACAAATTTTGTATAGAAATATAATACTTGTCGGTActgttattttatcaatatttcATTTTAGAGTACTCTTAATGGAAGAAATCCAccgaatatatatttttaattatagactagtttttatcattcaaaataataattgaatGCTATTTGTAAAATAAGTTTTAGATTTTCTTGAAGGTTTTCAAACAAACAACTTTctctattttcttctttttagattattttatttacttttaattatgAAAGACTTTTAGGAATCTCCATGATAATGCTCTTAGGACATATTCATCCATGGACTTTTATAGAGtctgtcaattttttttagaaataaaaagctaataattaaaagaaattctATAAAGCTTGCCAAAgactaaattatataattttagatatttcatgagataatcatataaataataattctcTTACAGTAGATTTATTGAGCTAATCTAGAGAGAGAATCAgctatttgaaaaaataaaataataaaaaagcatGTGAGATATTAAGAAAATTCTTATCGACAAAACTCTCAGATACATGTTATAACTACCGTCACCAAATTGTTgggttaattattttttaaaaaagcgaaaagtaattttatcatttaagaactattttttctttctccGAGAAATTTTAACCTTTCATTACCAATAAGACTCCTTTAGAGAACTATTATTAAGAACTCCAGTTTAGGGTTTTCAACCTAAAGGTATTCCCTCTGTTCCTTAATattgggggtgattggttgagTTGTAACTTTAGAAATTTACTTTAGAATTTTGTCTGTAGGATTTTTTGATTTAGCTTTAAGAGCTGTACCTTTAAAATTTCCTACAGCCAAAAAGATGgagctttagaaaataagacttttacaactagttttttttgttttttggctgtagctttaattttttggttgtagctttaaaaagTAATGTAAAGCATGATTGGTGATTTTAAAGctgtagataaaaattaaagctaaagtcACTTGCTAAatcccaaccaatcacccccattATATATTCTAAGAAAAacaattgttttaaaaagatctattttttatactttcaagacatgttttattaactaattgcaaatttcaaaaaacttaattgcactTCTTGAATTGTTATTGgcataaaattatgaaacaaagataaacacaaaaaaatatgcaaatttaatatgttttattaaaatgtgtgaaaaatctagaatatataacattaagaaacagagagagtattattttattgtaaatCAGTAACAAAATTCATCATTTTTATGAAGATTAAGTAGTTGATTAAGTAAGACATATGTTGAGTATCTAATTGATTTCTCAAAGTTCTTAATTGATTTCTCGCTCTTACCATTTTTGTATTAGTTTTGTTTACTTTTCAAAATCGTTGATCCTTCATACTTCTTTAACGTATACAGGCCTGGCCATgaattgttttctttctttctaatcATTGGCAAAACAGACCACTAGCCTGCCCGGCCCACGAAATATTTCTAACTACTATCTAAAGTTGAAACAGGCTCTTGTTTGTTTTAGAACCAAAGTCATTGCATTTGATCAGCAAATCCCTCAGCCATAGTCGCATAGACATTGAAACAAAAGGCAATGGGCCGTTGGTAGATGCATACGGTGACTACAAATCGTGTTTTTCAAGGGTGATGCATTGTCCTCTGAGTAATCAAAGCCATTAACTCAAAAGGAGAGTTTCCAGAAAACACATATCGACTCAGAGCAGCTCGTCGTAAACAAAATCAGGGAGCGAGAATCCACCGTTATGTGTCAATCTAGTATCCGTTTTCAAGCAGTGCAAGATAGCATCTAACTAAGCAAGCGACTCTACAAAAGACTTCATGTTCAGCACATCTTCCTCCGTTGTTACATGACAAGACGGCTTCATAAGCTTCCAAAGCCCAGCAGGATGTCGCTGCTTCCTCACCCTTGCATCCTCCCTCCTCTTCCCAAAGATTCTCTCACACTCCGGATAAGGTTTCACATACAAGTTATAGAATCTCTTCATACTCGGTTTAACCAAACCTTTCAACCCAACATCACACCCAAGCCCGCCTCTAAGCCTCAAGTACTCAACCACATCGTACCTTGGCACAATCTGCTTCCGAAAATTCACCCCTAGAAACTCCGGCACATCAGCTAAACAGCTAACATGAAACCCCATCCTGTTAGTCAAAAACTCAACCTTCTTCTCAACCTCATCCACCTCATACAAAACCACCCTCGGCTCTTTCCACACAACCTTGAAGGCCTCTCTCCGAATCAGCCCGTGTCTGCATAAACAATCAACTCTAACCTTCACTTCAAACCCGGCACGAAACAACCCTTTCTCAATAAT comes from the Brassica napus cultivar Da-Ae chromosome A7, Da-Ae, whole genome shotgun sequence genome and includes:
- the LOC106354366 gene encoding cytosolic sulfotransferase 16; protein product: MEPNTTQNGSQLKLSEFEKTQKKYQDFISALPKSKGWRPNEILTQYNGHWWQECLLEGLLHAKDHFQARPTDFLVCSYPKTGTTWLKALTYAIVNRSRFDDATNPLLKRNPHEFVPYVEIDFAFYPTVDVLQDGKNQLYSTHIPNGSLPESIVKSGCKMVYIWRDPKDTFISMWTFLHKEKSQEGQQLASLEEAFDMFCKGLSVYGPYLDHVLGYWKAYKENPERILFLRYETMRADPLPFVKRLAEFMGYGFSDEEEENGVAENVVKLCSFETLKNLEANKGDKEREDRPAVYANSAYFRKGKVGDWANYLTPEMAARIDGLVEETFKDTGLLQHDQ
- the LOC106357264 gene encoding cytochrome P450 78A5; amino-acid sequence: MAIDTSLSFAYPFLSLDLCLSILLFISLFVFWLTPGGFAWALYKARSHTRPESKTLPAIPGPSGLPIIGLLLAFVNNALTHRILANIANSCKAKALMAFSVGSTRFVITSEPGTAKEILNSSAFADRPVKESAYELLFHRAMGFAPFGDYWRELRRISSTHLFSPKRISSFGESRRKIGETMVEEIKNAMASYGEVHIKRILHFGSLNNVMSSVFGKTYDFNDGSIVNSKLEHLVSEGYELLGIFNWSDHFPGLRWLDLQGVRRRCRSLVGKVNVFVGNIIEEHKSKRSLRDNKEEEGTNDDDFVDVLLGMQGNIKLSDSDMIAVLWEMIFRGTDTVTILLEWILARMILHPDIQAKAQAEIDAIEGETGREVSDSDLSKLPYIRAIVKETLRMHPPGPLLSWARLSIHDTQIGTHFIPAGTTAMVNMWAITHDEKVWPEAHEYKPERFLGAQEGDNFPIMGSDLRLAPFGAGRRVCPGKSMGIATVELWLAQLLGSFKWVPCGEVDLSETLKLSLEMKNSLVCKAIPRV